In Phreatobacter stygius, a genomic segment contains:
- a CDS encoding porin: MGCAIGLTAVTGANAADLPGKASPAEYVRICDTYGAGFYFIPGTDTCLRIGGFVRADYVVNSSAGNRTNPATGVTSLGTSYFDQLYSTSVRMTLNFDARSNTEYGLLRAFGQFSAYRGPFSGSVNSQGLINGGVGQSPRASAINVERAFIQFAGFTAGFSSSFFNFYQGDLQYSGSFATTARGTTVLAYTASLGSGFSASVAIEDSMYRRHGNGDVFLDGAAGPNQVPLSRPLSGLYGLTYGPQKLPDIVANLRVDQAWGSAQLMGALHQLTDVGWNAAPVTTAGGRNFGAPIAAAGDKLGWVVGGGVRLNLDMLARGDVLWLQAVYANGALDYAFSVGNQGGDREGIYGAGNLAGVNALNTQLRDGIVNTASATPTIQTTKAWSVAAGFRHFWTPALRSAIFGSYSKIDQPAASSLWNLKYATVGVNTIWSPVRNLDLGLELVYHNIQARTQAGGIPIITPSSTPRGSEGAWVATARVQRNF, translated from the coding sequence TTGGGCTGCGCCATCGGATTGACGGCCGTCACGGGGGCCAACGCCGCCGATCTGCCGGGCAAGGCAAGCCCGGCGGAGTATGTGCGGATCTGCGACACCTATGGCGCGGGATTTTACTTCATCCCGGGGACCGACACATGCCTTCGCATCGGAGGTTTTGTCCGCGCCGACTATGTTGTGAATTCCTCGGCGGGAAACCGGACGAATCCCGCCACCGGCGTCACCTCTCTCGGCACATCATATTTCGATCAGCTGTATTCGACATCTGTACGCATGACGCTGAATTTTGATGCGCGCTCGAACACCGAATACGGATTGCTTCGCGCATTCGGCCAGTTCAGCGCCTACCGGGGCCCATTCAGTGGCTCCGTCAATTCCCAAGGCCTGATCAACGGCGGCGTTGGCCAGTCACCGCGCGCTTCGGCGATCAATGTCGAGCGGGCCTTTATTCAGTTCGCGGGGTTCACGGCGGGCTTCTCGAGTTCGTTCTTCAATTTCTATCAGGGCGATCTTCAGTATTCGGGTAGCTTTGCAACGACCGCCCGCGGGACCACCGTGCTGGCCTATACGGCCTCGCTCGGCTCCGGTTTCTCGGCGTCGGTCGCCATTGAGGATTCAATGTATCGGCGGCACGGCAACGGCGATGTCTTTCTCGACGGCGCGGCTGGCCCCAACCAGGTTCCGCTGTCGCGACCGCTGTCCGGGCTCTATGGCCTGACCTACGGGCCTCAGAAGCTGCCCGACATTGTTGCGAACCTGCGCGTCGATCAGGCGTGGGGCTCCGCGCAGCTCATGGGTGCGCTTCATCAACTCACCGACGTCGGTTGGAACGCGGCACCCGTCACTACCGCCGGCGGCCGGAACTTCGGCGCGCCCATTGCCGCCGCCGGCGACAAGCTCGGTTGGGTCGTCGGTGGCGGTGTCCGCCTCAACCTCGATATGCTTGCCCGTGGCGACGTTCTCTGGCTGCAGGCGGTCTATGCCAACGGGGCTCTCGACTACGCTTTCAGCGTGGGCAATCAGGGCGGTGACCGTGAGGGCATCTATGGCGCGGGAAATCTTGCAGGCGTCAATGCGCTCAACACGCAATTGCGGGACGGCATCGTCAATACGGCGAGCGCCACCCCAACGATCCAGACCACGAAGGCGTGGTCGGTCGCGGCCGGGTTCCGCCACTTCTGGACCCCGGCATTGCGTTCGGCGATTTTCGGGTCCTATTCCAAGATCGATCAGCCGGCCGCGTCGTCGCTCTGGAACCTGAAATACGCGACGGTCGGCGTGAACACGATCTGGTCGCCGGTGCGCAACCTCGATCTCGGCCTGGAGCTTGTCTATCACAATATTCAAGCGCGGACGCAGGCCGGCGGCATTCCGATCATTACGCCGAGCAGCACGCCGCGTGGCTCCGAGGGAGCCTGGGTGGCAACCGCCCGGGTGCAGCGCAACTTCTGA
- a CDS encoding LptF/LptG family permease, producing the protein MAGQPRRFPHQQAKRVIRDVVIQVALVLLLIECVFVSEKLISGLLEEVLKIRAPLSKTLMMMVALLPEVFELALPTAVLIAVYRVTLAMREDREFLMLSSLGIPPHGLIRLVLAIGLGAQIATLAIGGFVDPLSRYAFRLVMFSAQYNALTGNTVSANRLIETRIGTVAVTPRAGGDGNPRLFVRQDDEPGRERIIVANGASLTGPGDSGRVSLHLFDFSVDEFALPAAGAPRTGRPPTAPFSSLRGSSTSQSMVIDDVVPFDPRSRHVAEQTTAELFMSAGADPLHRLELGKRIGRSLLCLLAPLIAILALSFTTRLNQAFVLPLACAGLMATEIVGTAALAGVTWIGVVPMLAFLIIMATGLTLAMASLVAARSSAVARPGLGRS; encoded by the coding sequence ATGGCCGGCCAGCCACGCCGGTTTCCGCACCAGCAGGCCAAGCGCGTGATCCGCGACGTGGTGATCCAGGTCGCGCTGGTGCTGCTGCTGATCGAATGCGTGTTCGTTTCGGAAAAGCTGATCTCGGGCCTTTTGGAAGAGGTCCTGAAGATTCGCGCGCCGCTGTCCAAGACCCTGATGATGATGGTCGCCCTGTTGCCCGAAGTGTTCGAGCTGGCGCTGCCGACCGCCGTTCTGATCGCGGTCTATCGGGTCACCCTGGCGATGCGCGAGGATCGTGAATTCCTGATGCTGTCGAGCCTCGGCATTCCACCCCACGGCCTGATCCGGCTGGTGCTGGCGATCGGGCTCGGCGCCCAGATCGCGACCCTGGCGATCGGCGGCTTTGTCGACCCGCTGTCGCGCTACGCCTTCCGGCTGGTCATGTTCTCCGCCCAATACAATGCCCTGACCGGCAATACGGTTTCGGCGAACCGGCTGATCGAGACACGGATCGGCACGGTCGCGGTGACGCCGCGTGCCGGTGGCGACGGCAATCCGCGGCTGTTCGTGCGCCAGGACGACGAGCCGGGACGCGAACGCATCATCGTGGCCAACGGCGCGAGCCTGACCGGGCCCGGGGACAGCGGCCGGGTGTCGCTCCATCTGTTCGATTTCTCGGTCGACGAATTCGCGCTTCCCGCCGCCGGTGCTCCGCGCACCGGCCGGCCGCCGACCGCGCCGTTCTCGTCATTGCGCGGCAGCTCGACCTCACAAAGCATGGTCATCGACGACGTCGTGCCGTTCGACCCGCGCAGCCGCCATGTGGCGGAGCAGACGACCGCCGAATTGTTCATGTCGGCCGGCGCCGACCCGCTGCATCGGCTGGAACTGGGCAAGCGGATCGGCCGCAGCCTGCTCTGCCTGCTGGCGCCGCTGATCGCGATCCTGGCCTTGTCCTTCACCACCCGGCTCAACCAGGCCTTCGTGCTGCCACTGGCCTGCGCCGGGCTGATGGCCACCGAGATCGTCGGTACCGCGGCACTCGCCGGCGTCACCTGGATCGGCGTCGTGCCGATGCTGGCCTTCCTGATCATCATGGCCACCGGCCTGACGCTCGCCATGGCGAGCCTGGTCGCGGCCCGCTCATCGGCCGTGGCGCGCCCAGGGCTCGGCCGCTCGTGA
- a CDS encoding dATP pyrophosphohydrolase: MRIDEVTTRADLRRFVRIPRELYSGLAGFEPPLDFERMQLIDPKRSPFFSHGEAAFWIASDGNGRPLGRISAQFDRLTPPDKVLVGHFGCLEAVDDPRVVAALLATARDWHARRGRTALQGPYTFSINEEAGLQVEGQDRGAMILMPWHPAYLGAHVEAAGLAPLKDLLAYVIDLDHAAKWRGLQVGKPTGQSQMTTRMLDLSALDREAEIMTELFNASWNDNWGFIPLAAPELATLLKVARPILRRNHATFLEIDGRVSAFAFGLPNAYELFRGFDGRLLPFNWARAAWRVLTHRFASYRFTLLGVRSDLRDTTFGARLPMAAIAQLFAQNRYPGELEMSWILDDNTRMRRIIERIGGTIYKRYRIYGDVAGSIQA; this comes from the coding sequence GTGCGGATCGACGAAGTCACAACGCGGGCCGATCTTAGACGCTTCGTCCGAATCCCGCGAGAGCTCTATTCGGGCCTGGCCGGCTTCGAGCCGCCGCTGGATTTCGAGCGGATGCAGCTGATCGATCCGAAGCGCTCACCCTTCTTCAGCCATGGCGAGGCGGCCTTTTGGATCGCCTCCGACGGCAATGGCCGGCCGCTTGGCCGCATCTCCGCGCAATTCGATCGGCTGACCCCGCCGGACAAGGTTCTGGTCGGCCATTTCGGCTGCCTCGAGGCGGTCGATGACCCGCGCGTCGTCGCGGCCCTGCTGGCGACCGCGCGCGACTGGCATGCCCGGCGCGGCCGCACGGCCCTCCAGGGTCCCTATACCTTTTCGATCAACGAGGAGGCCGGCCTGCAGGTCGAAGGCCAGGATCGGGGCGCCATGATCCTGATGCCCTGGCATCCCGCCTATCTCGGCGCCCATGTCGAAGCGGCGGGACTGGCGCCGCTGAAGGATCTGCTCGCCTATGTCATCGATCTCGATCACGCCGCCAAGTGGCGCGGGCTGCAGGTCGGCAAACCTACCGGCCAGAGCCAGATGACCACCCGCATGCTCGACCTCTCGGCGCTCGACCGCGAGGCCGAGATCATGACCGAGCTGTTCAACGCCTCGTGGAACGACAATTGGGGCTTCATTCCGCTCGCCGCGCCGGAACTGGCGACCCTGCTCAAGGTGGCGCGGCCGATTCTCCGGCGCAATCACGCGACATTTCTGGAGATCGACGGGCGTGTCTCGGCCTTCGCCTTTGGCCTGCCCAATGCTTATGAGCTGTTCCGCGGGTTCGACGGGCGGCTCCTGCCGTTCAACTGGGCACGCGCCGCCTGGCGGGTCCTGACCCACCGGTTCGCCAGCTATCGCTTCACCTTGCTCGGCGTCCGCTCGGACCTGCGCGACACCACTTTCGGCGCCCGCCTGCCAATGGCCGCCATTGCCCAGCTGTTCGCCCAGAACCGCTATCCCGGCGAGCTTGAAATGAGCTGGATCCTCGACGACAACACGCGCATGCGCCGCATCATCGAACGCATCGGCGGCACGATCTACAAGCGTTATCGCATCTATGGCGATGTCGCCGGGAGCATCCAGGCATGA
- a CDS encoding response regulator, which produces MILRPPDNTATRALPEPGGTHVLVVDDDGQIRQLVAKFLRANGFKVSVARDGYEMREVVDHATIDLVILDVMLPGLSGLDLCRELRARSQIPIVMLTAKGDDTDRIVGLEIGADDYLTKPFNPRELLARINAVLRRSLGPRESEPGTRARKYVFEDWTLDTLRRDLIDPRGVVIELTSGDYDLLLTLLEAPQRVLTREHLLDASRNRSASGFDRSIDVQISRLRKKIDEANNPHSMIRTVRGVGYMFSPAVRRE; this is translated from the coding sequence ATGATCTTACGGCCGCCGGACAACACGGCGACGCGCGCACTGCCGGAACCTGGCGGTACTCATGTGTTGGTGGTCGACGATGACGGGCAGATCCGCCAGCTGGTCGCCAAGTTTCTCCGCGCCAACGGGTTCAAGGTCAGCGTCGCACGCGATGGCTACGAGATGCGGGAGGTGGTCGACCATGCAACGATCGACCTGGTCATCCTGGATGTGATGCTGCCCGGCCTGAGCGGTCTCGACCTCTGCCGGGAGCTGCGCGCCCGGTCGCAGATCCCGATCGTCATGCTGACCGCCAAGGGCGACGACACCGACCGCATCGTCGGATTGGAGATCGGCGCCGACGACTATCTGACCAAGCCGTTCAACCCGCGCGAATTGCTTGCGCGCATCAATGCGGTGTTGCGCCGGAGCCTCGGGCCGCGTGAGAGCGAACCGGGCACGCGGGCGCGAAAATATGTCTTCGAAGACTGGACGCTGGATACCTTGCGGCGGGACCTGATCGACCCGCGGGGCGTCGTCATCGAGCTGACCAGCGGCGACTACGATCTCCTGCTGACATTGCTCGAGGCGCCACAGCGCGTGCTGACGCGCGAACATCTGCTGGATGCGTCGCGCAACCGGTCCGCGAGCGGGTTCGACCGCAGCATCGACGTGCAGATCAGCAGGCTGCGCAAGAAGATCGACGAAGCGAACAATCCTCACTCGATGATCCGGACGGTGCGCGGCGTCGGCTATATGTTCAGCCCGGCGGTCAGGCGCGAGTGA
- a CDS encoding LptF/LptG family permease, which produces MTGAISRLTSTPAGRSFGLVPLGTFTRTLALAHARHVATVVAALLIVGLTLDVAPRADRILAQAANQSALGITGHLVWYIALRLADLTGSLMPLGTFLGLFWSEVTLTQTRERVVIWNGGRTPLQAIVPLAIVGALCGMIQVASIGILRPAAVAYQIAHGLGDYGERFDRRLQDVPRWITLDNQMIKARLDYRQRRLVDVDVYEVSADSRLVSRVAASSARPAAEAGRWIFTQGSRWTAPREGDPTPATGAGDAWWFDEETITLPLDPLWLENSGIDARYLPQATLAALASRGDGIPDAASYSTWWHARFAQAFLPFGMMVLASAMAMTLIAHRLKFSAMMTIGLTGYFLHVATNIFVWLGEYGRFPPVVATWGMPLAMIGVAFALLIRLDRMGQR; this is translated from the coding sequence GTGACCGGTGCCATCTCCCGCCTGACCTCGACACCGGCCGGCCGGAGCTTCGGCCTGGTGCCGCTCGGCACCTTCACGCGGACGCTGGCGCTTGCCCATGCGCGCCATGTGGCAACCGTTGTCGCGGCGCTGCTGATCGTCGGCCTGACGCTGGATGTCGCGCCGCGCGCCGACCGCATCCTGGCCCAGGCGGCCAACCAGAGCGCCCTTGGCATCACCGGACACCTGGTCTGGTATATCGCGCTCAGGCTGGCCGACCTGACGGGATCGCTGATGCCGCTCGGCACGTTTCTCGGACTGTTCTGGTCGGAGGTGACGCTGACCCAGACGCGCGAGCGGGTGGTCATCTGGAACGGCGGACGCACGCCACTGCAGGCGATCGTTCCGCTGGCCATCGTCGGCGCGCTGTGCGGGATGATCCAGGTCGCCTCGATCGGCATCCTGAGGCCGGCCGCGGTGGCCTATCAGATCGCCCACGGGCTCGGCGACTATGGCGAACGTTTCGATCGCCGGCTGCAGGATGTGCCGCGCTGGATCACCCTCGACAATCAGATGATCAAGGCGCGGCTCGACTACCGGCAGCGCCGGCTGGTCGATGTCGACGTCTACGAGGTCTCGGCCGATAGCCGTCTGGTCTCGCGGGTCGCCGCCAGTTCCGCCCGTCCGGCCGCCGAGGCCGGCCGCTGGATCTTCACCCAGGGCAGCCGCTGGACGGCGCCCAGGGAGGGCGATCCGACGCCGGCGACCGGGGCGGGCGACGCCTGGTGGTTCGACGAAGAAACCATAACGCTGCCGCTCGACCCGCTCTGGCTGGAAAACAGCGGCATCGATGCCCGCTATCTGCCGCAGGCGACGCTTGCCGCTCTCGCCAGCCGCGGCGACGGCATTCCGGACGCGGCGAGCTATTCGACCTGGTGGCATGCCCGCTTCGCCCAGGCTTTCCTGCCGTTCGGCATGATGGTCCTGGCCTCCGCCATGGCCATGACGCTGATCGCCCATCGGCTCAAGTTCAGCGCCATGATGACGATTGGCCTGACCGGCTATTTCCTGCATGTCGCGACCAATATTTTCGTCTGGCTGGGCGAATATGGCCGGTTTCCGCCTGTCGTCGCGACCTGGGGCATGCCGCTGGCGATGATCGGCGTCGCCTTCGCCCTGCTGATCCGGCTCGACCGGATGGGCCAGCGTTGA
- a CDS encoding glycosyltransferase family 32 protein — translation MIPPILHQTWETLDLPDHLQAFRQTIRTRNPGLDMRLYDASARRAYVAARCPEALAAYDSLPFGVAKADLFRLVAVFAEGGFYADLDMECLKPIERFRNTDQAVFSIEAQVMPQRQRELGYAQPFQLANCMFGAPPGHPFLYAMITKITQRLAATPLTLRGEIEDATGPRALTRLFYALEPRGVGVLEQVYWVPPDLYAGLPWLNRNIHFRHHFVGAWKQPQGRRQPLARQWVERNRLPNPYPAGLWHDFGWR, via the coding sequence ATGATCCCGCCGATCCTGCACCAGACCTGGGAAACCCTGGATCTGCCCGACCATCTCCAGGCATTCCGGCAAACCATCAGAACGCGCAATCCCGGCCTCGACATGCGCCTCTATGACGCCAGCGCCCGCCGTGCCTATGTCGCGGCCCGTTGTCCCGAAGCGCTTGCCGCCTATGACAGCCTGCCGTTCGGTGTGGCCAAGGCCGATCTCTTCCGGCTGGTCGCGGTCTTCGCCGAGGGCGGCTTCTACGCCGATCTCGACATGGAATGCCTGAAGCCGATCGAGCGGTTCCGCAACACCGACCAGGCGGTGTTTTCGATCGAGGCCCAGGTCATGCCACAACGCCAGCGCGAGCTCGGCTACGCGCAGCCGTTCCAGCTCGCCAACTGCATGTTCGGCGCGCCGCCCGGACATCCCTTCCTCTACGCCATGATCACCAAGATCACGCAGCGCCTCGCGGCCACCCCCCTGACCCTGCGCGGCGAGATCGAGGACGCCACCGGCCCCAGGGCGCTGACGCGGCTCTTCTACGCGCTCGAGCCACGCGGCGTCGGCGTGTTGGAACAGGTCTATTGGGTGCCGCCCGACCTCTATGCCGGCCTTCCCTGGCTGAACCGAAACATCCATTTCCGGCATCATTTCGTCGGCGCCTGGAAGCAGCCGCAAGGCCGGCGCCAGCCGCTGGCCAGGCAATGGGTCGAGCGCAACCGCCTGCCGAACCCCTATCCGGCCGGCCTCTGGCACGATTTCGGCTGGCGCTAG
- a CDS encoding DUF411 domain-containing protein — protein sequence MAVDRRVFLTALALAGATGARSTAAAAKPIVVVHKDPSCGCCGAWVEHIAAAGFPTRVVEDVRVNAVKARLGVPVAMRSCHTAEVDGYVIEGHVPVAALERLLAERPAVRGLAVPGMPIGSPGMEVPGEPAETYDVMAFGTDSAAVFMRFRGSDRIDG from the coding sequence ATGGCCGTCGATCGAAGAGTATTTCTCACGGCGCTGGCCTTGGCCGGCGCGACCGGTGCCCGATCGACCGCGGCTGCGGCCAAGCCGATCGTCGTCGTGCACAAGGATCCGTCCTGCGGCTGCTGCGGCGCCTGGGTCGAGCATATCGCCGCCGCCGGATTTCCGACCAGGGTCGTCGAAGACGTCAGGGTCAATGCGGTCAAGGCGCGGCTCGGCGTCCCCGTTGCGATGCGATCCTGCCATACGGCCGAGGTCGACGGTTATGTCATCGAAGGCCATGTGCCGGTGGCGGCGCTCGAGCGGCTGCTCGCCGAACGCCCGGCCGTGCGCGGCCTCGCGGTACCCGGCATGCCGATCGGATCGCCGGGCATGGAGGTGCCGGGCGAGCCGGCCGAGACCTATGACGTCATGGCTTTCGGCACCGACAGCGCAGCCGTTTTCATGCGCTTTCGCGGGTCGGACCGCATCGACGGCTGA
- a CDS encoding copper-binding protein yields MYIIKALALALAVTTMGHVATATAQAVTGEVVKIEAERGRITLKHGPIPNLDMDGMTMVFRVADPAMLQQVREGDRVRFDADRVNGNITITRIQRAR; encoded by the coding sequence ATGTATATCATCAAAGCTCTCGCCCTCGCCCTTGCCGTCACGACCATGGGCCACGTCGCCACGGCGACCGCCCAGGCGGTGACCGGCGAGGTCGTCAAGATCGAAGCCGAGCGTGGCCGGATCACGCTCAAGCACGGACCCATCCCGAACCTGGACATGGACGGCATGACCATGGTCTTCCGGGTCGCCGATCCAGCCATGCTGCAGCAGGTGCGTGAAGGTGATCGGGTCCGCTTCGATGCCGACCGCGTCAATGGCAACATCACCATTACCCGCATCCAGCGCGCCCGCTGA
- a CDS encoding phosphopantetheine-binding protein — protein sequence MVDLAGVGPETTLESLNIASVDYMMILAAVEEKFAVYVPMDESLAQVKDVGGLLTILKERILAEKKA from the coding sequence ATGGTCGATCTCGCTGGCGTCGGGCCGGAGACGACGCTCGAGTCGCTCAACATTGCCAGTGTCGACTACATGATGATCCTCGCCGCCGTCGAAGAGAAATTCGCCGTCTATGTGCCGATGGACGAGAGTCTGGCCCAGGTGAAGGATGTCGGCGGCCTGCTGACGATCCTGAAGGAACGCATCCTCGCCGAGAAGAAGGCCTGA
- a CDS encoding phosphatidylglycerophosphatase A family protein, with protein sequence MTDPDHRPAGTARLDTAFLMRAPAHLIALSGGVGLVPVAPGTFGALLGLPLGLALAAAGFWPAAAALVAAGLIGVWACGATASAAGVHDHQAIVFDETWAMAAVVAFAPPGYAMLLGGFVAFRFFDIVKPWPIGRIDRRVEGGLGIMLDDALAAVYALAAVHLVARLL encoded by the coding sequence ATGACCGATCCGGACCATCGCCCGGCCGGGACGGCGCGGCTCGACACGGCCTTCCTGATGCGTGCGCCGGCGCATCTCATCGCCCTGTCGGGCGGCGTCGGGCTGGTGCCGGTCGCTCCCGGCACCTTCGGCGCGCTGCTCGGCCTGCCGCTCGGCCTGGCGCTCGCCGCCGCCGGCTTCTGGCCGGCGGCCGCAGCCCTGGTTGCGGCTGGCCTGATCGGCGTCTGGGCCTGCGGTGCGACCGCCAGCGCCGCCGGCGTCCATGACCACCAGGCCATCGTGTTCGACGAGACCTGGGCGATGGCGGCGGTCGTCGCCTTTGCGCCGCCCGGCTACGCCATGCTGCTCGGCGGCTTCGTCGCCTTCCGCTTTTTCGATATCGTCAAGCCCTGGCCGATCGGCCGGATCGACCGGCGGGTCGAGGGCGGGCTCGGCATCATGCTCGATGATGCGCTGGCCGCGGTCTATGCGCTGGCCGCGGTGCATCTGGTCGCGCGTCTTCTTTAG
- a CDS encoding ATP-binding protein codes for MIRFANSVPGRTIIVLMIAIGVLHVASLWTYQASLQAEITSNNDERLAERLVSIMRTVMRVPAAERELTAHALAGGPFDIHWSLAEHAVAGGPGVGRLEGMRKRLLDIAPELGGGNLVIGTSATLRDDEHIAMISMQLPDRSWVNVSVVSVRIPPLSGDGTLYSTTLMAGGLLLVAVLLLGWLTRPLKVVADAARQFSTGVEVVKVAESGPTEVKQLAAAFNEMQVRIKKLIDDRSQTLAAISHDLKSPLTRLRFRIEDVPSPETRSEIEADIGEMEAMIEGALAFLKGDRSDEALRSVDLASLVEAIATDFDDMGKPVRFAAPRAVVIQGRKLSLKRALTNVIENAIKYGGRADISVSADGLNAQVLVTDQGPGIDDKDKEAVFAPFHRLELSRNKETGGVGLGLTVARSIVRAHGGDVVLSDRAGGGLSVLVTLPAA; via the coding sequence GTGATCAGGTTCGCCAACTCGGTTCCCGGCCGGACGATCATCGTCCTGATGATCGCGATCGGGGTGCTGCACGTTGCCAGCCTCTGGACCTATCAGGCGTCGCTGCAGGCCGAGATCACCTCCAACAACGACGAGCGGCTCGCCGAACGGCTGGTGTCGATCATGCGCACGGTGATGCGCGTACCGGCCGCCGAACGCGAACTGACCGCGCATGCCCTGGCCGGCGGGCCGTTCGACATTCACTGGAGCTTGGCCGAACACGCGGTTGCCGGCGGTCCCGGCGTCGGGCGCCTCGAAGGCATGCGGAAGCGGCTCCTGGACATCGCCCCGGAACTTGGCGGCGGCAACCTGGTGATCGGAACCAGCGCTACCCTGCGCGATGACGAGCACATCGCGATGATCTCGATGCAATTGCCGGATCGCAGCTGGGTCAATGTCAGCGTCGTGTCGGTGCGTATCCCGCCGCTATCGGGTGACGGCACGCTCTACTCGACCACACTGATGGCCGGCGGCCTGCTGCTGGTCGCCGTGCTTCTGCTCGGCTGGCTGACGCGGCCGCTGAAGGTGGTTGCCGACGCGGCCCGGCAGTTCTCGACGGGGGTCGAGGTGGTCAAGGTTGCCGAAAGCGGTCCGACCGAGGTGAAACAGCTGGCGGCCGCCTTCAACGAGATGCAGGTGCGCATCAAGAAGCTGATCGACGACCGGAGCCAGACGCTGGCGGCGATTTCACACGACCTGAAATCGCCGCTCACCCGGCTGCGGTTCCGCATCGAGGATGTTCCAAGCCCGGAAACCCGATCCGAAATCGAAGCCGACATTGGCGAGATGGAGGCGATGATCGAGGGCGCGCTGGCCTTTCTCAAGGGCGACCGGTCGGACGAGGCCTTGCGATCCGTCGACTTGGCGTCGCTGGTCGAGGCGATCGCGACCGACTTCGACGACATGGGCAAGCCGGTCCGGTTCGCGGCGCCGCGGGCGGTGGTGATCCAAGGCCGCAAGCTGTCGCTCAAGCGGGCCCTGACCAATGTGATCGAAAACGCCATCAAATATGGCGGGCGGGCCGATATCAGCGTGTCGGCGGACGGGCTCAATGCGCAGGTCCTGGTGACCGACCAGGGCCCCGGCATCGACGACAAGGACAAGGAGGCGGTTTTCGCGCCGTTCCACCGGCTCGAGCTGTCGCGCAACAAGGAGACCGGCGGCGTCGGCCTGGGGCTGACGGTCGCCCGCTCGATCGTCCGCGCCCATGGCGGGGATGTCGTGCTGTCGGACCGCGCCGGCGGCGGCCTGTCCGTCCTGGTGACTCTGCCGGCGGCCTAA
- a CDS encoding cupredoxin domain-containing protein, with protein sequence MSRNSTLLAIAATIALTGIAVAHGPSSPAGEAGHAGSVTRTVEVRMLEGDGRMLFEPAEITIKRGDTVRFVVKNAGALDHEMVIDTLEGNQRHKAAMERNPDMEHADPNAVKVEPARTGEIVWRFTNAGTFEYACLIPGHYQAGMHGRINVR encoded by the coding sequence ATGTCGAGGAACTCAACTCTGCTGGCCATTGCCGCCACCATCGCCCTGACCGGCATTGCGGTAGCGCATGGCCCGTCATCGCCCGCCGGCGAGGCCGGTCATGCCGGCAGCGTCACGCGCACCGTCGAGGTGCGGATGCTGGAAGGCGACGGCCGCATGCTGTTCGAACCGGCCGAGATCACCATCAAGCGGGGCGATACGGTGCGCTTCGTGGTCAAGAATGCCGGCGCGCTCGACCACGAGATGGTCATCGATACGCTCGAGGGCAATCAACGCCACAAGGCCGCGATGGAGCGCAATCCGGACATGGAACATGCCGATCCGAATGCTGTGAAGGTCGAGCCCGCGAGAACAGGCGAAATCGTCTGGCGTTTCACCAATGCCGGCACCTTCGAATATGCCTGCCTGATCCCGGGTCATTACCAGGCCGGCATGCATGGCCGGATCAACGTGCGCTGA
- a CDS encoding DUF4833 domain-containing protein encodes MASRPGLAQGQRLPPIVARGSEVTVSRTLIVARPDLPVATDPGLLFYVQHSINKSLIVYAARLRPDGKLDPNQPVEAFWRRFDEQGQRRALNFFERIFAFGVSTRALPDGRYGARIAGYRAREAIIDLDERGKPRALLPVGSRMVRVVYAYASADDAGFIPKIHYVDVHGFDIATGEAIRERIRLDM; translated from the coding sequence ATGGCCAGCCGGCCGGGGCTCGCCCAGGGCCAGCGGCTGCCGCCGATCGTCGCGCGTGGCTCGGAGGTCACCGTCTCGCGGACGTTGATCGTGGCCAGGCCCGACCTGCCGGTGGCGACCGACCCGGGCCTTCTGTTCTACGTCCAGCACTCGATCAACAAGAGCCTGATCGTCTATGCCGCGCGGCTCCGGCCGGACGGCAAGCTGGACCCGAACCAGCCGGTGGAAGCGTTCTGGCGCCGTTTCGACGAGCAAGGCCAAAGGCGAGCGCTGAATTTCTTCGAACGGATCTTTGCTTTCGGGGTCAGCACGCGGGCTTTGCCGGATGGTCGCTACGGCGCGCGCATCGCCGGTTACCGGGCGCGTGAAGCGATCATCGATCTCGACGAAAGGGGCAAGCCGCGCGCCCTGCTGCCGGTCGGTTCGCGCATGGTCCGGGTTGTTTATGCCTATGCCTCGGCCGATGACGCCGGCTTCATCCCGAAGATCCATTACGTCGACGTGCACGGCTTCGATATCGCAACGGGCGAGGCGATTCGTGAAAGAATTCGTCTCGATATGTGA